GTTCGTAACGTTCACACAGGCAATCAACAACACGAAGCCAACCGATGCCCATAACACGAGAAGAGCCGGTTTTGACTTACGAACAAGAAATCCATGAAACGGCTGAACGGTGCCTCCGACAAATTCATTGGAACGTGGATACCTTTTGGCAAGGTCAGCAGCAACCGCCCGCAAGCGAGCTTGCGCCTGTTCCAATGTAACGCCAGGCGCAAGACGGCCGATCGCGCGAATCCAATGCGCGCCTCGTTGTGATGAATCCAACTCGTGTGGGCTGAAGGCGAGCACGCCCCAGACCTGCATCTCCGCAGGATATTCAAAGCCTGGTGGTGCAACGCCAATGACGGTTCGCTTCGTGCCATTCAGCATTACTGAAGATCCAACGATTCGTGGATCAGACGCAAAACGCCGCTTCCAGAGGCCGTGGCCCAGGACCACAACTTTCTCCGCACCGTACTTGCCTTCCTGTTCCAAGAAACCACGACCATATAACGGTTGTACGCCAAGAACATTGAAGAAGTTCCAAGAGACAAATGCTGTTGGCAAACGTTCCGGTTCTCCTTTGCCGGTCAAGTCCAAAGTCTCCGTTGTAAACGCAGCCGTTTGCTCGAACGATTCGCTCTTTGAGTAATCCTGCAGATCCGCTGGCGACAATGTCATGAACGAGCCGTCCTTCCGCGTACTTAAAAGCATCACGAGTTTGTCTGGATCCTCGTAAGGCAACGGTTTCAGAAGAACGCCGTAAACAGCGCTGAAGATTGCGGAATTCGCGCCGATTCCAAGCGCGAGTGTTAGAATCGCAACAACCGCAAAGAGCGGATTTCTCGCCAGTATGCGTATCGCATACCGTATCTCCTGTTTTATCAGTTCCATAAATCTAATCCTCTTGGCGCCTTGGCGTCTTGGCGTTTTCTAAATCATTCATAGCGAAGAGACTTCAGCGGATCGAGTTTCGAAGCCCGGTACGCGGGTACTGCGCATGCCAGAAATGAAACAAAAATCAGTACAGAGGGAACGGATACATACGTGAACAGATCGTGAGTTTCCACTCCAACCAGTAAAGCGGATAAGAAACGTGTTACTGCAAAAGCCCCAACGATTCCGATGATGGATCCAATTACGCTGAGTCTCAAACCTCGGTGGATAAACAAACGCAATATCGCGCGTGGTTTTGCTCCGATCGCCATCCGGATTCCAATCTCGCGCGTGCGTTGCGCAACCTGAAAAGAGATCGCCGCATAAATGCCAGCACAGGCAAGAATCAAACCCAAAAGCCCGAACAGCCCGAGAAGCGATCCTCCCAGTTTTGACGGCAAGAACGAAAACGCCAGATGCTCTTCCAGCGTCCGGGCGAAAAATGCCTGGACATCCTTATTCAGGAAAGCCATCTCTTTTTCGACTTCAGTGAGGAAGGTCTTAGGACTCCCTTGTGTCCGGACAAGCAACGTCAATCCATCTTCATAGAATTTCTTGTACGAAAGATACATGTGCGGAGTCGGCTCTTCACCAGGCGTTCTGTACTTCACATCTTTCGCAATTCCGATGATTGTGGCCGGTTTGAAATCTTTTCCAATCTGAAACTGTCTTCCCAGCGGATCCTCATTTGGCCAGTACTTTTTGGCCATTGTTTCATTGATGATCACAACGGGCAGCCCGTTAGCATTGTCCTGTTCTGCGATAGCACGCCCTTTCAAAAGCAGAATCTCCAACGTCTGAAAATAATCCGTCCCGATCCTGTTGAACGAAATCAATAAAGCATTTTGTCCGGCCGGTGGAGTTTGTCCTTGAATTCTTACCGGACTTTTCGGCGTTGCCATATCCATTGGAGCAAGATTTGAGTAAGTGGCGTTTCGAATTCCGGGCAACGCCATGACACGCTGTTTCAGTTGTCCGTAATAGAGCAATCCTTCCTGTTCCGTTAAACCTCTTTCCGACAGATCAATGTCCATTGCCAGCATGTTTTCTGGATTAAATCCTGGATCCAGCCGCTGCGTGTTTTGCCAGCTGCGGACAAACAGGCCCGCGCACACGAGAAGCAAAAGCGAAAAACTGATTTGCACAATGACCAATCCATTCTTGATTCTCATCCTGCTTAGAAGAGACATTCCCGTTTGTTCTTTCAGCGCGGAAATCACATCCTGCCGGCTACTCTGAAGAACCGGAGTAATGCCAAGCAAAATTCCTGTGAGCACGGTGACACCGAAACAGAATGCGAGCACCTTTGCATCGGGGCTAAAATCGAAGTGAATCGGAATGGTCGGAAGCGGCCAGAGGGAAACGAGCAGGCCGGAGCTCCAGTAAGCCGTTAGCAAGCCGGCAGCGCCACCCAGAAAGGCCAGCAAAAGAGATTCGGTGAACAATTGAATCATCAACTGTTTTCGGTCCGCACCCAACGAAATGCGGATCGCTATCTCGCGTCTTCTTTCGATCGCGCGAGTTACTAGCAAGCTTGCCAGATTCGAACAAGCAATGAATAGAACGATGCCCATCAAGATCATCACGGCAGCAAAGAAAATTGTTGCCCCTTTTCGAAGATTGCCATGAAGCAGAGTGGCGGTAGAGATCAGAGTTTTTTTGCCACGGTTAGTATCCGGATAAGCT
The window above is part of the bacterium genome. Proteins encoded here:
- a CDS encoding ABC transporter permease, with the translated sequence DYRDRNSLLSGLAASAITPFRLEAGSQSEQILAEAVSGNYFAVLGVSAALGRPLSIENDRLGARSVVVISNRLWRNRFGEERNLAGKTLRLNGKPYDVIGVMNPKFGGTFAGARIDAWVPLQISEAMMGVNWQQDRTRLSVHMLGRLKEGVSVEQADADLASVAAQLEKAYPDTNRGKKTLISTATLLHGNLRKGATIFFAAVMILMGIVLFIACSNLASLLVTRAIERRREIAIRISLGADRKQLMIQLFTESLLLAFLGGAAGLLTAYWSSGLLVSLWPLPTIPIHFDFSPDAKVLAFCFGVTVLTGILLGITPVLQSSRQDVISALKEQTGMSLLSRMRIKNGLVIVQISFSLLLLVCAGLFVRSWQNTQRLDPGFNPENMLAMDIDLSERGLTEQEGLLYYGQLKQRVMALPGIRNATYSNLAPMDMATPKSPVRIQGQTPPAGQNALLISFNRIGTDYFQTLEILLLKGRAIAEQDNANGLPVVIINETMAKKYWPNEDPLGRQFQIGKDFKPATIIGIAKDVKYRTPGEEPTPHMYLSYKKFYEDGLTLLVRTQGSPKTFLTEVEKEMAFLNKDVQAFFARTLEEHLAFSFLPSKLGGSLLGLFGLLGLILACAGIYAAISFQVAQRTREIGIRMAIGAKPRAILRLFIHRGLRLSVIGSIIGIVGAFAVTRFLSALLVGVETHDLFTYVSVPSVLIFVSFLACAVPAYRASKLDPLKSLRYE